A stretch of the Engraulis encrasicolus isolate BLACKSEA-1 chromosome 19, IST_EnEncr_1.0, whole genome shotgun sequence genome encodes the following:
- the dnaaf2 gene encoding protein kintoun: protein MAFGSKLEEMKLTSDEIGRLSKAMQDETFRKLLHEYAEEISNPENKKIYEEEIKLLEQERGNDVQFVHPKPFSAIKTSDGKLKCFINICSNELINKPECIPYTGENGRRGLNWQLPYSLTPGRPDVDSNGSKCTIYDVVFHPDALYLASKNVRFMDLVESTAFDGIQDSFHVKLDKKNKKVLKTKYKGVSHPTVIRKQTPGSTKPKPRDENDPLAFPYPYDTKKSSVPVSDKKPPPDKKPPQTTPTEAVKPCDSGDRPTEPKYTVSYRSVVDMLDYRNSRDSAPGPRPREIVITIDLPLLRCASDADLDVSDKRLILKSTKPAYLLQLDLAYPVDNDKGHAKFNKLKKQLVVTLSVLPGNDPHPFAASPGHVTDADARDEDQLHRPNTEEEEPKKTTTAEYGSLTRQPTSDAEAGLSGSNVQCTDLAPDSGSGTVTEIRSNEESDVLECTELTSGLTITETTTVNNTEKQSACEPRTKNEKVDTFPDAAVTSPENVTPERALSKVTVEENVHHAECTDEAATGIAKGVSQAESGTAASEQSPGKVTDSQTLHHHHEEVHGSSTSQEKAPDACQAALDKSDTSSSGYNNNTETMTHSSIKTVRFSERVSMAGAEEEEVDEDDLPSEQQQQIVCDVRPRQPPVVLRELNPEDGTEVIISDHTTTSAFQFQNSLLYDLD from the exons ATGGCATTCGGTTCTAAACTCGAAGAGATGAAACTCACATCGGACGAAATAGGCCGTCTGAGTAAAGCAATGCAGGATGAAACTTTCCGAAAACTACTGCACGAATACGCTGAGGAAATTTCAAACCCCGAGAACAAGAAAATATACGAAGAAGAAATAAAGTTGCTGGAGCAAGAGAGGGGTAACGATGTCCAGTTTGTCCACCCAAAGCCTTTTAGTGCCATTAAAACCAGCGACGGTAAGCTCAAGTGTTTCATCAACATTTGTTCGAATGAGCTAATCAATAAACCCGAGTGTATACCCTACACGGGTGAAAATGGAAGAAGAGGGTTGAATTGGCAACTTCCATACAGTCTTACACCAGGAAGACCTGATGTGGATTCCAATGGAAGCAAGTGCACAATATATGATGTTGTTTTCCACCCTGACGCTCTATACCTGGCTAGTAAAAATGTAAGATTCATGGATCTCGTAGAGAGCACCGCATTTGATGGAATACAAGACTCTTTTCATGTGAAGCTGGACAAAAAGAACAAGAAGGTGCTAAAGACCAAATACAAAGGCGTTTCCCACCCAACTGTGATAAGAAAGCAAACACCAGGTTCAACCAAACCAAAACCTAGAGACGAAAACGACCCCCTCGCCTTCCCTTACCCATATGACACCAAGAAGTCATCAGTACCAGTAAGTGATAAGAAACCCCCGCCAGACAAAAAGCCACCACAAACGACACCAACTGAAGCCGTGAAACCTTGCGATTCAGGAGACCGACCCACAGAGCCAAAGTACACAGTCAGCTACAGGTCAGTTGTTGACATGCTAGACTACAGGAATTCAAGAGACTCTGCACCTGGCCCCCGCCCTAGAGAGATTGTCATAACCATCGACCTGCCACTGCTAAGGTGTGCATCGGATGCTGACCTGGACGTATCTGACAAACGGCTCATTCTGAAATCCACCAAGCCAGCCTACCTGCTACAGTTAGACCTGGCATACCCCGTGGACAACGACAAAGGACACGCCAAATTCAACAAGCTAAAAAAGCAGCTGGTTGTCACCTTGTCAGTCCTGCCAGGTAACGACCCGCACCCATTCGCAGCGAGCCCTGGGCATGTTACTGATGCGGATGCCAGAGATGAGGACCAGTTACATAGGCCCAACACAGAGGAGGAAGAGCCAAAGAAAACCACCACTGCTGAATATGGCTCGCTGACACGTCAGCCCACATCTGATGCTGAAGCTGGACTGTCGGGTTCAAATGTTCAGTGTACAGACTTGGCACCGGACTCAGGCAGTGGCACTGTGACAGAAATAAGATCTAATGAAGAGTCAGATGTCCTAGAATGTACTGAGTTGACCTCTGGTCTTACCATAACTGAAACAACCACTGTAAATAATACTGAAAAGCAGTCTGCGTGTGAACCAAGAACCAAAAATGAGAAG GTGGACACATTCCCAGATGCCGCAGTGACCTCACCAGAAAACGTCACACCGGAGAGGGCCCTAAGCAAGGTCACAGTAGAGGAGAACGTGCATCATGCAGAGTGCACAGATGAAGCTGCCACAGGCATTGCGAAGGGAGTTTCACAAGCGGAATCTGGCACAGCAGCATCTGAGCAGTCCCCTGGCAAGGTGACTGACTCACAAACACTTCATCATCACCACGAAGAAGTGCATGGCAGCAGCACTTCACAGGAGAAAGCCCCAGACGCATGCCAGGCCGCATTAGACAAATCAGACACAAGCAGCAGTGGTTACAACAACAACACTGAAACTATGACTCATTCCAGCATCAAGACGGTGCGCTTCAGCGAAAGGGTTTCCATGGCAGGGGCCGAGGAAGAGGAAGTAGACGAGGACGACTTGCCAAGCGAGCAGCAACAGCAGATTGTGTGCGACGTGCGGCCTAGACAGCCACCGGTAGTGCTACGGGAGCTGAACCCTGAAGATGGCACTGAGGTCATCATCAGTGATCACACTACAACTTCAGCTTTCCAGTTTCAAAACTCACTCCTGTATGACCTTGACTGA
- the pole2 gene encoding DNA polymerase epsilon subunit 2, with amino-acid sequence MDVRKVKTKVSSGFKMRGLMLRPEASKYLLEVLESVREADLNDVIERILDAVEKQPLSSSMIELSVVEIAVQDCSQSCDETIDNVFNIIGAFDVPRFIYSAERKKFVPLNMTSHPSPGLCGLAKDKAELFRERYTILQQRTHRHELFTPPVIGSAPDESRNKFQLKTVEALLGSTSKLGEVIVLGMITQLKEGKYYLEDPSGTIQLNISKAQFHSGLYTESCFVLAEGWYEDSVFHVNAFGFPPTEPSSTTRAYYGNINFFGGPSTTSVKASAKLKQLEEENEDAMFVIVSDLWLDNVEVLEKIHTMFTGYSAMPPTCFIFCGNFSSAPYGKNQIKSLKESLKALADVICEYPNIHNNSRFVFVPGPEDPGPSAILPRPPLAEHITEEFRQRVPFSVFTTNPCRIQYCSQEIVVIREDLVNKMCRNCVRMPSGSLDIPNHFVKTILCQGHLSSLPLYVSPVYWAYDYALRVYPVPDVIVFADKYDPFNITNTDCLCINPGSFPRSGFTFKVYYPSNKSAEDSKLQGL; translated from the exons ATGGATGTACGGAAAGTGAAGACTAAAGTTTCCTCGGGGTTCAAAATGAGGGGACTAATGCTCCGACC GGAAGCCAGTAAATATTTGCTGGAGGTCCTGGAGTCTGTCCGTGAGGCAGATTTGAATGATGTCATTGAGCGCATATTGGATGCTGTGGAAAAGCAACCCC TGTCCTCGAGCATGATTGAGCTGTCAGTGGTGGAGATAGCTGTGCAGGACTGCAGTCAGTCATGTGATGAAACAAT AGACAATGTGTTCAACATCATTGGAGCCTTTGATGTTCCCAGATTCATTTACAGTGCGGAGAGGAAGAAATTTGTACC TCTGAACATGACATCTCACCCATCCCCTGGCCTGTGTGGCCTGGCCAAAGATAAAGCTGAACTCTTCAGAGAACGCTATACCATCCTGCAACAG CGCACTCACAGGCACGAGCTCTTCACCCCACCTGTCATTGGTTCAGCTCCTGACGAAAGCAGAAATAAGTTCCAG CTGAAAACTGTGGAGGCTCTGCTGGGAAGTACAAGTAAGCTCGGAGAGGTCATTGTCCTTGGCATGATAACACAACTAAAGGAG GGCAAGTACTATCTCGAAGATCCAAGTGGCACAATACAGCTGAACATATCAAAAGCA CAGTTCCACAGCGGCCTCTACACAGAGTCCTGCTTTGTTCTTGCCGAAG GGTGGTATGAGGACTCAGTCTTTCATGTCAACGCTTTTGGGtttccaccaactgaaccttccTCCACAACAAG AGCCTATTATGGGAACATCAACTTTTTTGGAGGCCCCTCCACCACCTCAGTGAAAGCCTCTGCTAAACTGAAGCAActggaggaagagaatgaagacGCCATGTTTGTCATCGTGTCCGACCTGTGGCTGGACAACGTTGAGGTTCTGGAGAAGATCCACACAATGTTTACAG GATACTCGGCTATGCCCCCCACCTGCTTCATCTTCTGTGGGAACTTCTCCTCAGCCCCGTACGGCAAAAACCAGATCAAGTCACTCAAAG AATCGTTGAAGGCTCTTGCTGATGTGATCTGTGAATACCCCAACATCCACAACAA TAGCAGATTTGTGTTTGTGCCTGGACCTGAGGACCCTGGCCCCAGTGCAATACTGCCAAG ACCCCCCTTGGCAGAACACATCACAGAGGAGTTCAGACAGCGAGTGCCTTTCTCAGTGTTCACAACCAACCCATGCAG GATACAGTACTGCAGCCAGGAGATTGTGGTGATCAGAGAAGACCTCGTCAACAAAATGTGCAGGAATTGTGTTCGCATGCCCAGTGGCAGTCTTGACATTCCCAACCAT TTTGTGAAGACCATCTTGTGTCAAGGCCACCTGAGTTCCTTGCCCTTGTACGTCAGCCCAGTGTATTGGGCATATGACTATGCGCTCCGAGTGTACCCAGTGCCAGACGTCATTGTCTTTGCCGACAAATACGACCCTTTCAACATCACCAACACGGACTGTCTGTGTATCAATCCG GGATCTTTTCCAAGGAGTGGCTTCACATTTAAGGTGTACTACCCATCCAATAAATCAGCAGAGGACAG CAAACTTCAAGGACTCTAG
- the LOC134434947 gene encoding kelch domain-containing protein 1, producing the protein METVGDYREELVVRERSGHTAVSEGNFLYVWGGYVSIAEHEIFLPNDEIWLYDLDSGVWEIASMTGEIPVSMSGSCGCSLSGEMFIFGGCSDDGQTNELFSVNLLDRKYVWKKRKHEEGTVPSPRDKLSCWVYQDRIIYFGGYGHKLLDELDRSKNFIIDEVSWMEDVFWGWNNEIHMFDPRTNCWSQPRTCGRPPAPRAAHASATLGCKGYICGGRVMETRTSDIHCLDLQTLTWTEITTTSGLPVGRSWHTLTAVSDKELFLFGGLSVDCKPMSDGWVFDVETRKWKELDHPYKDKPRLWHTACPGRDSDVIVFGGSRDYILLVDTGHCNDALIFQTQPYPLLRLCEDFIARNSTVFQEELPCLPTKLREAVEKRTAFFRTANVTQIRIDP; encoded by the exons ATGGAAACGGTGGGTGATTATCGCGAAGAGCTCGTGGTTCGGGAGAGAAGTGGTCACACTGCGGTGTCTGAGGGCAATTTTCTCTACGTTTGGGGTGGCTACGTG TCAATTGCTGAACATGAGATCTTCCTCCCGAATGATGAGATTTGGCTGTATGATTTGGACAGTGGTGTTTG GGAAATTGCCTCCATGACTGGGGAGATTCCTGTGTCCATGTCCGGCTCATGTGGCTGCTCACTCAGTGGGGAAATGTTCATATTCGGGGGTTGCAGTGATGATGGCCAAACTAATGAG CTTTTCTCTGTAAACCTCTTGGATAGAAAGTACGTTTGGAAGAAGAGGAAACATGAAGAAGGGACTGTTCCCTCTCCCAGAGATAAACTGTCCTGCTGGGTTTATCAAGACAG GATTATCTACTTTGGTGGTTATGGTCACAAGCTTCTTGATGAGCTTGACAGATCTAAAAATTTTATCATAGATGAGGTGTCCTGG ATGGAGGATGTATTCTGGGGATGGAATAACGAAATCCACATGTTTGATCCTCGGACAAACTGCTGGAGCCAACCACGCACTTGC GGCCGCCCTCCTGCCCCAAGAGCTGCCCACGCCagtgccaccctggggtgcaaAGGGTACATTTGTGGAGGCAGAGTCATG GAGACAAGAACCAGTGATATCCACTGTCTGGACCTCCAGACGCTCACATGGACTGAAAT CACAACTACCTCCGGCCTTCCCGTGGGTCGCTCGTGGCATACCCTCACAGCTGTGTCAGACAAAGAGCTTTTCTTGTTTGGCGGTCTGAGTGTTGACTGCAAACCTATGA GCGACGGCTGGGTGTTTGACGTTGAGACAAGGAAATGGAAGGAGCTGGATCACCCGTACAAGGACAAGCCGAG gTTGTGGCACACCGCGTGCCCAGGCAGGGACTCTGATGTAATTGTATTTGGTGGAAGTCGGGACTACATCCTTCTTGTTGACACT GGGCACTGCAATGATGCGCTCATCTTCCAAACCCAGCCATATCCACTTCTCAG ACTGTGTGAAGACTTCATTGCCAGAAACTCTACAGTATTTCAGGAAGAACTTCCATGTTTACCGACCAAGCTGAGAGAAGCTGTGGAAAAAAGGACTGCTTTTTTCAGAACTGCAAATGTAACACAGATCAGAATTGACCCATAG